A stretch of the Musa acuminata AAA Group cultivar baxijiao chromosome BXJ2-7, Cavendish_Baxijiao_AAA, whole genome shotgun sequence genome encodes the following:
- the LOC103990475 gene encoding DNA topoisomerase 1 isoform X1, whose product MSVHGCINQVIDDNGEDDEGPIIFKRPNSSSKQSQLSCSSKKTAPQKHDGFNITSNQNAGNGENSHVQNAKVFSTVKPLSEKPNVAISSSLSWASVQDTSYHKSTTNDVGPEHQDESSPEVQESDDSSDDKPLSHRLNSVSVAVQKKKSTDLEKIHMHSLDHKFVKKSTDKMDLDKPIIKNEDSDYSDDDKPLSYKFSSSAAVNKSGFSRVMKAPQSSKPTSPPSMKMNSNIKGFSDDSEDEKPLLSRFQSKATGGSSMKDSNSDEKPFSSKLKVNGSSKKEGNSDNTFPKGGQKRPLGNIKPTESSNIKKVKVSETPASVKVKHEIAVKKEIKADDSDQIPIAQRMKKTVSSNSTSVSKSVLHKTHSSFKTDGKKMKTNVKDFKYSKSLKVPPGSGGGQKWTTLEHNGVIFPPPYKPHGVKMLYNGQPVDLTPEQEEVATMFAVMKDTDYATKKQFIENFMNDWRQILGKNHVIKKFELCDFTPIYEWHLREKEKKKQMSAEEKKAVKEEKLKQEEKYMWAIVDGVKEKVGNFRVEPPGLFRGRGEHPKMGKLKKRIRPRDITINIGKDAPIPECPIPGERWKEIKHDNTVTWLAFWNDPINPKEFKYVFLAASSSLKGQSDREKYEKARLLKDYIHNIRANYTRDFASKDPTKQQIAVATYLIDKLALRAGNEKDDDEADTVGCCTLKVENVELVPPNMLKFDFLGKDSIRYLNTVEVELPVYKAIGEFQTAKKSDGGRKGKGDDLFDLLDTSKLNAHLKELMPGLTAKVFRTYNASITLDDILNKETKDGSVPEKIAVYQHANKEVAIICNHQRSVSKSHENQMSRLNEKINDLKAQRDELKMDLSRARKGKPPLKDKEGKTKKNLSPEVIEKKLSQVDAKIEKLELDKQIKEDLKTVALGTSKINYLDPRISVAWCKRHEVPIEKIFNKSLLAKFAWAMDVEPNFRF is encoded by the exons atgtCTGTTCATGGCTGCATCAATCAAGTTATAGATGACAATGGAGAAGATGATGAAGGACCAATTATTTTTAAGAGGCCAAACTCTTCATCAAAACAAAGTCAGTTGAGCTGTAGTTCAAAGAAGACAGCTCCCCAAAAGCATGATGGTTTTAATATTACTTCTAATCAAAATGCTGGTAATGGTGAGAACTCTCATGTGCAAAATGCTAAAGTGTTCTCTACTGTAAAACCATTGAGTGAGAAGCCTAATGTGGCAATCTCAAGTTCGCTGTCTTGGGCATCTGTTCAAGATACATCCTATCATAAATCAACAACCAATGATGTGGGACCGGAGCATCAGGATGAGTCATCTCCTGAAGTTCAGGAATCGGATGATTCAAGTGATGATAAACCACTGAGCCATAGACTTAATTCAGTTTCTGTGGCAGTTCAGAAGAAAAAATCCACCGATTTGGAGAAGATTCATATGCATTCTTTAGATCATAAGTTTGTAAAGAAGAGTACAGATAAGATGGATTTGGACAagccaatcataaaaaatgaggatTCTGACTATTCTGATGATGATAAACCACTGAGCTACAAATTTTCTTCTTCAGCAGCAGTTAATAAAAGTGGCTTCTCACGTGTCATGAAGGCACCTCAATCTTCGAAGCCCACTTCACCTCCATCCATGAAGATGAATTCAAACATCAAGGGATTCTCTGATGATTCAGAAGATGAAAAACCACTTCtttctaggtttcaatcgaaggcCACTGGTGGTTCTTCTATGAAAGATTCCAATTCAGATGAGAAGCCTTTCTCTTCTAAATTGAAGGTAAATGGTTCTAGCAAGAAGGAAGGAAATAGTGACAATACATTCCCCAAAGGTGGCCAAAAGCGGCCTTTGGGTAACATTAAACCTACTGAATcttcaaatattaaaaaagtAAAAGTTTCAGAAACTCCTGCTTCTGTGAAAGTTAAACATGAAATTGCtgtaaagaaagaaataaaggcAGATGACAGTGATCAAATACCAATTGCACAAAGAATGAAGAAAACAGTGTCTTCTAACAGCACATCAGTTAGCAAGAGTGTGTTACATAAAACTCACTCATCATTCAAGACAGATGGCAAGAAAATGAAGACAAATGTCAAGGATTTCAAATATTCAAAGTCATTGAAGGTGCCTCCTGGTTCTGGCGGGGGCCAGAAATGGACTACCTTGGAGCACAATGGTGTTATTTTTCCTCCTCCATACAAGCCCCATGGTGTTAAAATGCTCTACAATGGACAGCCAGTTGATTTGACTCCTGAACAAGAGGAG GTTGCAACAATGTTTGCCGTGATGAAGGACACAGACTATGCCACCAAAAAACAATTTATTGAGAACTTTATGAATGATTGGCGACAAATACTTGGTAAAAATCATGTCATTAAGAAATTTGAGCTATGTGACTTCACTCCAATATATGAATGGCATCTaagggagaaggaaaagaagaagcaGATGAGTGCCGAG GAGAAGAAGGccgtaaaagaagaaaaattgaagcaagaggagaaatacatgtggGCTATTGTTGATGGTGTGAAAGAGAAG GTTGGAAATTTCAGAGTCGAACCACCAGGATTGTTTCGAGGCCGAGGAGAGCATCCAAAG ATGGGAAAGCTGAAAAAGAGGATTCGGCCTCGTGATATTACAATTAATATAGGAAAAGATGCACCAATTCCAGAATGTCCAATACCTGGTGAAAG GTGGAAAGAAATAAAACATGATAACACTGTCACATGGTTAGCATTCTGGAATGATCCCATAAATCCAAAAGAGTTCAAGTATGTCTTTTTGGCAGCAAGCAGTTCATTAAAAGGGCAAAGTGACAGGGAGAAATATGAGAAAGCCAGGCTATTGAAG GATTATATACATAACATTCGAGCAAACTATACAAGGGACTTTGCCAGTAAAGATCCAACAAAACAGCAGATAGCAGTGGCAACTTACCTTATCGATAAGCTAGCACTTAGAGCTGGCAATGAAAAG GATGATGATGAGGCTGATACTGTTGGTTGCTGCACTCTAAAGGTGGAGAATGTTGAGTTGGTCCCTCCAAACATGTTAAAG TTTGACTTCCTAGGTAAAGATTCTATCAGATACTTAAATACCGTGGAGGTTGAACTGCCTGTCTATAAAGCAATTGGAGAATTCCAAACTG CTAAAAAGAGTGATGGAGGTAGAAAGGGTAAGGGTGATGATCTCTTTGACTTGCTGGACACAAGCAAACTCAATGCACATTTGAAGGAACTCATGCCTGGTCTTACCGCCAAGGTTTTCCGTACATACAATGCTTCAATTACCTTGGATGATATA TTGAATAAAGAAACCAAGGATGGCTCTGTTCCTGAAAAGATTGCTGTCTATCAGCACGCAAACAAAGAG GTTGCAATTATATGCAATCATCAGCGCAGTGTCTCGAAGTCCCATGAAAACCAAATGTCTAGGCTGAACGAGAAGATAAATGATTTAAAG GCCCAGCGGGATGAATTGAAGATGGATTTGAGTAGGGCCAGGAAAGGGAAGCCTCCACTCAAGGATAAAGAAGGGAAGACAAAGAAGAACTTGTCCCCTGAAGT GATAGAAAAGAAGCTCTCTCAGGTTGATGCAAAAATAGAGAAACTTGAGTTGGATAAACAAATAAAAGAGGATCTGAAAACTGTTGCACTTGGAACATCAAAAATTAATTACCTTGATCCCAGAATATCAGTTGCATGGTGCAAGCGCCATGAAGTTCCCATCGAGAAG ATATTCAACAAGTCATTACTTGCAAAATTCGCCTGGGCAATGGACGTCGAGCCCAACTTCAGATTTTAA
- the LOC103990475 gene encoding DNA topoisomerase 1 beta isoform X2: MPGLTAKVFRTYNASITLDDILNKETKDGSVPEKIAVYQHANKEVAIICNHQRSVSKSHENQMSRLNEKINDLKAQRDELKMDLSRARKGKPPLKDKEGKTKKNLSPEVIEKKLSQVDAKIEKLELDKQIKEDLKTVALGTSKINYLDPRISVAWCKRHEVPIEKIFNKSLLAKFAWAMDVEPNFRF, translated from the exons ATGCCTGGTCTTACCGCCAAGGTTTTCCGTACATACAATGCTTCAATTACCTTGGATGATATA TTGAATAAAGAAACCAAGGATGGCTCTGTTCCTGAAAAGATTGCTGTCTATCAGCACGCAAACAAAGAG GTTGCAATTATATGCAATCATCAGCGCAGTGTCTCGAAGTCCCATGAAAACCAAATGTCTAGGCTGAACGAGAAGATAAATGATTTAAAG GCCCAGCGGGATGAATTGAAGATGGATTTGAGTAGGGCCAGGAAAGGGAAGCCTCCACTCAAGGATAAAGAAGGGAAGACAAAGAAGAACTTGTCCCCTGAAGT GATAGAAAAGAAGCTCTCTCAGGTTGATGCAAAAATAGAGAAACTTGAGTTGGATAAACAAATAAAAGAGGATCTGAAAACTGTTGCACTTGGAACATCAAAAATTAATTACCTTGATCCCAGAATATCAGTTGCATGGTGCAAGCGCCATGAAGTTCCCATCGAGAAG ATATTCAACAAGTCATTACTTGCAAAATTCGCCTGGGCAATGGACGTCGAGCCCAACTTCAGATTTTAA
- the LOC135616781 gene encoding E3 ubiquitin-protein ligase UPL5-like isoform X1, producing MESSGSSPTAAAFPRFLSSQHHHERKNDDYADQDHSFPLLKMVKPWPPLSFYPLSFSPATVDDADEDLQFFVRLLTGESLVIHARPTDTVDSVIERIEKVTGIPCYQQRLIYRGRQLQGDSTLLDSAVKKDTTLQLTCGLRSTDQPTSWRVVSDLISSICFLNTAAPGTHSSVRQWNTVDLLVKRFLANTLLDSDADKKKVSARLHVFILAGAPSELVKLYLSPVLENRIIAAVAIRIFLTPDPDFLPAQMHLHCAPIVLTFCKMLAASVGRKDRLYIGCRSTLARLLKSGPPYYVHWTSVHLLTDLQVFIAELVGLADVALSSHTMHISYVVITDLSNFLFAVHHVTQDLKGTDGFISKNYFHPGYPMYENIIGVLHDLFFKLLNKVGQCLMRAEDIMDLRGLARCEVQLKTWSQLLEVLAVVKVFSDLFEGAGQFLHSLLLKQRRMLNVLLRRAKRDHKLRWFLKYKDVTDFAARRNLVLMMLPVAKEEDELHEMLIDRSQLLPESFEYIGQVDAAELHGGLFMEFKDEEATGPGVLREWFCLLCKAIFNPDSPLFLPCPHDHRRFFPNPASAVDPLHLEYFNFVGRVIALAFMHKVQVGVVFDRVFFLQLAGRSITLEDVCDADPVLYRGCKQILEMDEAFLDSDALGLTFTRDIEMLGSKTTVELCPGGKNITVDSRNREEYVNLMIKHCFVTSISEQIARFAQGFSDFLSNSEDLQFFFNSLDLEDFDRMLGGSNNVISVREWKEHTDYDGYKSRDRQICWFWKIVEGMPEEQRRLLLFFWTSIRYLPVDGFRGLSSRLYIYRCSDSKERLPTSHTCFFSLNLPAYRTKSIMRDRLHLITREHVSCSFGTS from the exons ATGGAATCCTCGGGTTCCTCTCCGACAGCGGCGGCGTTCCCGAGGTTTCTGTCCTCTCAACACCACCACGAGCGCAAGAACGACGACTATGCCGATCAAGACCACTCCTTCCCCCTCCTGAAGATGGTCAAGCCCTGGCCTCCCCTTTCCTTCTACCCCTTGTCTTTCTCACCCGCCACCGTCGATGATGCGGACGAGGATCTCCAATTCTTCGTCCGCTTGCTAACGGGGGAAAGCCTCGTGATCCACGCCCGTCCCACCGACACCGTAGATTCCGTCATCGAACGGATCGAGAAGGTCACCGGGATCCCCTGCTACCAGCAGCGGTTAATCTATCGCGGCCGCCAGCTCCAGGGTGATTCCACCCTCTTGGATTCGGCCGTGAAGAAGGACACCACCCTCCAGCTGACCTGCGGCCTCAGAAGCACCGATCAGCCGACGTCTTGGAGGGTCGTCAGCGACCTCATCTCCTCCATCTGCTTCCTCAACACTGCGGCCCCCGGCACTCATTCCAGTGTTCGGCAGTGGAACACTGTGGACCTGCTCGTGAAGCGGTTCCTCGCCAACACCCTCTTAGACTCCGATGCCGATAAAAAGAAGGTCTCAGCTCGTCTCCATGTCTTTATTTTGGCGGGCGCCCCTTCCGAACTCGTGAAGTTGTATCTTTCGCCAGTACTTGAAAACCGTATAATCGCCGCTGTTGCCATTCGGATCTTTCTCACCCCAGATCCTGACTTCCTTCCCGCACAGATGCACTTGCATTGCGCTCCTATAGTGCTCACCTTCTGCAAGATGCTCGCGGCATCAGTGGGCAGGAAAGATCGGCTTTATATTGGGTGTCGCAGCACATTGGCCCGGCTTCTCAAGTCGGGGCCTCCCTACTATGTTCATTGGACGTCCGTTCACTTGCTTACGGATTTGCAAGTTTTCATCGCCGAGCTTGTTGGGTTAGCGGATGTGGCGCTCTCATCACACACCATGCATATCTCCTACGTTGTTATCACTGATCTCTCCAATTTCTTGTTTGCAGTGCACCATGTGACCCAGGATCTGAAGGGCACAGATGGGTTCATATCTAAGAACTACTTTCACCCTGGGTACCCGATGTACGAAAATATCATTGGTGTGTTGCATGACCTATTCTTCAAGCTCCTGAACAAGGTCGGCCAGTGTCTTATGAGGGCAGAGGATATAATGGACCTGAGGGGGCTGGCACGATGCGAGGTACAACTTAAAACCTGGTCGCAACTGCTAGAGGTTCTGGCAGTGGTTAAAGTCTTCTCCGACTTGTTTGAGGGTGCTGGCCAGTTTCTTCATTCACTTCTTCTCAAGCAACGGAGGATGTTGAATGTTCTTCTCAGACGTGCTAAGAGGGATCATAAGCTTCGCTGGTTTCTCAAGTATAAAGATGTGACTGATTTCGCTGCGAGGAGGAATTTAGTTCTGATGATGCTTCCTGTAGCAAAGGAGGAAGACGAGCTGCATGAGATGCTCATTGACAGGTCGCAGTTGCTGCCTGAGTCCTTCGAATATATTGGCCAGGTTGATGCTGCTGAATTGCATGGAGGGCTTTTTATGGAGTTTAAAGATGAGGAGGCCACAGGTCCTGGTGTTCTCAGAGAGTGGTTTTGTTTGTTATGCAAAGCTATTTTTAATCCTGATAGTCCACTTTTCCTGCCGTGCCCACACGATCACCGGCGATTTTTTCCAAATCCTG CATCCGCCGTGGATCCCTTGCACCTAGAATACTTCAACTTTGTGGGGCGAGTGATTGCATTAGCTTTCATGCATAAAGTCCAAGTCGGTGTTGTGTTTGATCGTGTATTTTTCTTGCAACTAGCTGGAAGATCTATTACTTTGGAAGATGTGTGCGATGCAGATCCAGTTTTATACAGGGGTTGCAAACAGATACTTGAGATGGATGAAGCCTTTCTTGATTCAGATGCTTTAGGACTAACATTTACTAGAGACATTGAAATGCTGGGGTCAAAGACAACAGTTGAGCTTTGTCCTGGGGGGAAGAATATTACTGTAGATAGCAGGAATAGAGAAGAATATGTCAACCTCATGATTAAGCATTGCTTTGTCACATCAATTTCTGAACAGATTGCTCGCTTCGCTCAGGGTTTTAGTGATTTTCTCTCTAATTCAGAGGACCTGCAGTTTTTCTTCAACAGTCTGGACCTGGAAGATTTTGATCGAATGCTAGGTGGAAGTAATAATGTCATCAGTGTGAGAGAATGGAAAGAACATACTGACTATGATGGCTACAAGTCAAGAGATCGTCAAATCTGTTGGTTTTGGAAG ATTGTTGAGGGCATGCCCGAGGAGCAAAGAAGACTACTACTTTTTTTCTGGACATCCATCAGGTACTTACCTGTAGATGGATTCCGTGGCTTGTCTTCCAGATTGTACATATATAGGTGTTCAGATTCCAAGGAGCGTCTACCAACATCGCACACATGCTTCTTCTCCCTTAACCTGCCAGCTTACAGAACAAAATCCATCATGCGAGATCGGCTTCACTTGATAACTCGGGAACATGTTAGCTGCAGTTTTGGCACCTCATAA
- the LOC135616781 gene encoding E3 ubiquitin-protein ligase UPL5-like isoform X2 produces the protein MESSGSSPTAAAFPRFLSSQHHHERKNDDYADQDHSFPLLKMVKPWPPLSFYPLSFSPATVDDADEDLQFFVRLLTGESLVIHARPTDTVDSVIERIEKVTGIPCYQQRLIYRGRQLQGDSTLLDSAVKKDTTLQLTCGLRSTDQPTSWRVVSDLISSICFLNTAAPGTHSSVRQWNTVDLLVKRFLANTLLDSDADKKKVSARLHVFILAGAPSELVKLYLSPVLENRIIAAVAIRIFLTPDPDFLPAQMHLHCAPIVLTFCKMLAASVGRKDRLYIGCRSTLARLLKSGPPYYVHWTSVHLLTDLQVFIAELVGLADVALSSHTMHISYVVITDLSNFLFAVHHVTQDLKGTDGFISKNYFHPGYPMYENIIGVLHDLFFKLLNKVGQCLMRAEDIMDLRGLARCEVQLKTWSQLLEVLAVVKVFSDLFEGAGQFLHSLLLKQRRMLNVLLRRAKRDHKLRWFLKYKDVTDFAARRNLVLMMLPVAKEEDELHEMLIDRSQLLPESFEYIGQVDAAELHGGLFMEFKDEEATGPGVLREWFCLLCKAIFNPDSPLFLPCPHDHRRFFPNPAGRSITLEDVCDADPVLYRGCKQILEMDEAFLDSDALGLTFTRDIEMLGSKTTVELCPGGKNITVDSRNREEYVNLMIKHCFVTSISEQIARFAQGFSDFLSNSEDLQFFFNSLDLEDFDRMLGGSNNVISVREWKEHTDYDGYKSRDRQICWFWKIVEGMPEEQRRLLLFFWTSIRYLPVDGFRGLSSRLYIYRCSDSKERLPTSHTCFFSLNLPAYRTKSIMRDRLHLITREHVSCSFGTS, from the exons ATGGAATCCTCGGGTTCCTCTCCGACAGCGGCGGCGTTCCCGAGGTTTCTGTCCTCTCAACACCACCACGAGCGCAAGAACGACGACTATGCCGATCAAGACCACTCCTTCCCCCTCCTGAAGATGGTCAAGCCCTGGCCTCCCCTTTCCTTCTACCCCTTGTCTTTCTCACCCGCCACCGTCGATGATGCGGACGAGGATCTCCAATTCTTCGTCCGCTTGCTAACGGGGGAAAGCCTCGTGATCCACGCCCGTCCCACCGACACCGTAGATTCCGTCATCGAACGGATCGAGAAGGTCACCGGGATCCCCTGCTACCAGCAGCGGTTAATCTATCGCGGCCGCCAGCTCCAGGGTGATTCCACCCTCTTGGATTCGGCCGTGAAGAAGGACACCACCCTCCAGCTGACCTGCGGCCTCAGAAGCACCGATCAGCCGACGTCTTGGAGGGTCGTCAGCGACCTCATCTCCTCCATCTGCTTCCTCAACACTGCGGCCCCCGGCACTCATTCCAGTGTTCGGCAGTGGAACACTGTGGACCTGCTCGTGAAGCGGTTCCTCGCCAACACCCTCTTAGACTCCGATGCCGATAAAAAGAAGGTCTCAGCTCGTCTCCATGTCTTTATTTTGGCGGGCGCCCCTTCCGAACTCGTGAAGTTGTATCTTTCGCCAGTACTTGAAAACCGTATAATCGCCGCTGTTGCCATTCGGATCTTTCTCACCCCAGATCCTGACTTCCTTCCCGCACAGATGCACTTGCATTGCGCTCCTATAGTGCTCACCTTCTGCAAGATGCTCGCGGCATCAGTGGGCAGGAAAGATCGGCTTTATATTGGGTGTCGCAGCACATTGGCCCGGCTTCTCAAGTCGGGGCCTCCCTACTATGTTCATTGGACGTCCGTTCACTTGCTTACGGATTTGCAAGTTTTCATCGCCGAGCTTGTTGGGTTAGCGGATGTGGCGCTCTCATCACACACCATGCATATCTCCTACGTTGTTATCACTGATCTCTCCAATTTCTTGTTTGCAGTGCACCATGTGACCCAGGATCTGAAGGGCACAGATGGGTTCATATCTAAGAACTACTTTCACCCTGGGTACCCGATGTACGAAAATATCATTGGTGTGTTGCATGACCTATTCTTCAAGCTCCTGAACAAGGTCGGCCAGTGTCTTATGAGGGCAGAGGATATAATGGACCTGAGGGGGCTGGCACGATGCGAGGTACAACTTAAAACCTGGTCGCAACTGCTAGAGGTTCTGGCAGTGGTTAAAGTCTTCTCCGACTTGTTTGAGGGTGCTGGCCAGTTTCTTCATTCACTTCTTCTCAAGCAACGGAGGATGTTGAATGTTCTTCTCAGACGTGCTAAGAGGGATCATAAGCTTCGCTGGTTTCTCAAGTATAAAGATGTGACTGATTTCGCTGCGAGGAGGAATTTAGTTCTGATGATGCTTCCTGTAGCAAAGGAGGAAGACGAGCTGCATGAGATGCTCATTGACAGGTCGCAGTTGCTGCCTGAGTCCTTCGAATATATTGGCCAGGTTGATGCTGCTGAATTGCATGGAGGGCTTTTTATGGAGTTTAAAGATGAGGAGGCCACAGGTCCTGGTGTTCTCAGAGAGTGGTTTTGTTTGTTATGCAAAGCTATTTTTAATCCTGATAGTCCACTTTTCCTGCCGTGCCCACACGATCACCGGCGATTTTTTCCAAATCCTG CTGGAAGATCTATTACTTTGGAAGATGTGTGCGATGCAGATCCAGTTTTATACAGGGGTTGCAAACAGATACTTGAGATGGATGAAGCCTTTCTTGATTCAGATGCTTTAGGACTAACATTTACTAGAGACATTGAAATGCTGGGGTCAAAGACAACAGTTGAGCTTTGTCCTGGGGGGAAGAATATTACTGTAGATAGCAGGAATAGAGAAGAATATGTCAACCTCATGATTAAGCATTGCTTTGTCACATCAATTTCTGAACAGATTGCTCGCTTCGCTCAGGGTTTTAGTGATTTTCTCTCTAATTCAGAGGACCTGCAGTTTTTCTTCAACAGTCTGGACCTGGAAGATTTTGATCGAATGCTAGGTGGAAGTAATAATGTCATCAGTGTGAGAGAATGGAAAGAACATACTGACTATGATGGCTACAAGTCAAGAGATCGTCAAATCTGTTGGTTTTGGAAG ATTGTTGAGGGCATGCCCGAGGAGCAAAGAAGACTACTACTTTTTTTCTGGACATCCATCAGGTACTTACCTGTAGATGGATTCCGTGGCTTGTCTTCCAGATTGTACATATATAGGTGTTCAGATTCCAAGGAGCGTCTACCAACATCGCACACATGCTTCTTCTCCCTTAACCTGCCAGCTTACAGAACAAAATCCATCATGCGAGATCGGCTTCACTTGATAACTCGGGAACATGTTAGCTGCAGTTTTGGCACCTCATAA